Part of the Candidatus Paceibacterota bacterium genome, TAAGAGGAATGTATGATCCGAAATCGGAAGAGCCTTTTAAGCTATCTAGGTCCAAAATTGACCTCTTTTTGCAATGTCCCCGCTGCTTTTATTATGATCGTAAGCTTGGAGTTGGCAGGCCACCAGGATTCCCATTTGCACTTAATTCAGCTGTGGACCATCTTTTGAAGAAAGAGTTTGATGTCCACCGAGCCAATAACACTAAGCACCCTCTTATTGAAAAGTATGATATTGATGCTCAACCAGTTGCCCATGAGGATTTGGACAAGTGGCGTCATAACTTCACTGGAGTTCAAGGAACTGATGAGGAAAAAAGTTGGGGAAGAAAAGTATAGCAAAATGACCGAACAAGAACTTTTGGCTAGTGCAACAGCTTTAGTCACCATGATGAAAGCAATATATAAACCTATAACTAGAACAGATTATGAGAAATACACCAAGATAGTCATGGAAATGAGACTGGCCAGAGGACTATCAATTTCTGATTTACAAAATAAAATTCCAAGAGTAGTATCTCAAGAATGAGAAAGGAAGAACCTAAACCACAAATATTTTCTGACGAGACCATAGAAAGCTTGAGAGAATACGGCGAAGCCCTTCGTGATATACATAACCGGCTTGTAAAGGAAGGTAAGGTTAAAGTTGTAGATGGCAAGATCATATTTCTAGGTGAGCCGGAAAACCCTATTTTATAAGGGTATTTTGCTATTTTATAATATCTACACTGTAAATTAGGTGTCTTTTGGTGCTGTGTTAAAATGTAGACAAAATATGAATATGTATATGGAAAAATCTCTAGCTTATGCTCTCGTAGACTAGAAATAGTAGCTCTCTGAAGAATTATTAGTTCTAACAATAGAATAAATGGAAGATAACCCGGAGAAGGGCTCTTTAGTCGAAACTAAAGAGAAAAAACCTAGGAAGCGTCATAAGTTTAGAGATACAGTTTTAGTCCGTGTTGATAGAGGTATAAAAGAGGAAGTCAAAGAGCTTTCTAAGAAAACTCACGAGACCATGTCTAAGATAGTGGATTGGGCCTTAAAAGAGCATCTTGAATCAATGAGACCTTTGGATTAAAAGCCAAGATTTATAGGGAGATAGTTTGTTAACAAAATATTTGTACAAGGTTCGTCTTAACAGCATTTTACTCTCAACAACCATTTCTTCGTGTTTCTATTTTTCATATCGCCTAGATCCTCCTAAATAGGCTAGGAGCACTAAGAAAAGAGTATGGGGAGTAACTAAAACAACATTATGGAAAAAACAGATCAAAACTATATGGAAGGGTTAGGTCCGCCGGTATTATCCGTCTCTGTGTTCGATACCATGGACATGAAAGACCGGGTAACTTTTGACTCTGAGTTGGTCCAGGGAATCCAAATTACATACTGGCCAGATGATCTAGAGTATGTCGAAGAAAAGGTAAATAGCATTTTCGATATCTTTTTTGAGGAGGTTCTCAAAAATAGAAACAAAGGTGCGGCTCAAAACGATCCTATCCCTCAACAAGAATTATTATTATAATAACAAACAATATGAATGAGGATGCACAAAAAGAAGAAAAGTTGGTTGCTGTGTACGCAAGGGTCTCCACCTCAAATCAGGAAGATCAGCAGACAATTGAGGCGCAGCTTTCTGAAGTAAATGAATTTGCTAAGAAAAACAATTTTAAAATTGTTCGAGAATATAAAGACGAAGGATGGAGTGGTGATATTCTTGCTCGGCCAGAATTAGATCAGCTCCGGCATGATGCAAGAAATAAGATTTGGGAAGCAGTACTTATATACGACCCAGACAGGCTCGGTCGCAGACTTCTATATCAACAAATCGTCATTGATGAATTGAAGCAGAAGGGAATTGATATCTTATTTGTAACAATGCCTCCTATAAAAAATGAGACGGATGAACTTATGTTTGGTATACGAGGCCTATTTGCTCAATATGAGAAAGCAAAAATAACTGAGAGATTTCGTATTGGGAAAGTTAATCGGGTCAAAAATGGACATGTTCTGACTACTGAAGCTCCGTACGGGTATACCTACATTTGGAATAAAGGTAAGCGTGGAAATGCGGATTATGTTGCCGGACATTATATAGTCAATGAGTATGAAGCTAAAATCATAAAGGATGTATTCACTTGGGTGGGGGATGAGAAGTTAACTCTTCGAGCTGTTGTTAAGAGACTCCAGAAGCTTGGTATACAGCCTCGCAAAAGTAAAAGAGGAGTATGGAACACAAGCACACTAAGCACATTGTTAAAGCACGAGGTGTTTATCGGGACTACATATTGGGGCGCATCGTATGCCGTCATTCCAGAGAGGCCTTATAAAACGGAAGGATACAAAAAAGTAAAGAAAACTAGTAGAAAAATGAGGCCAAAAACCCAATGGTATCCTATAAAAGTTCCAGCCATTATAGATAAAGATTTATTTGATCGTGTGGGGTGGCAGTTGAGAAAGAATTTTGAGACATTGGGCAGGAATAAAGTAAATGAGTATCTGTTAGCAGGTAGAATTTATTGTCTTTGTGGAGCAAGGAGGGCAGGGGAAGGTGTGCAGAGAGGTAAACATCTATATTATCGTTGTGAGAATCGAGTCCATACATTCCCGCTACCTCCTACTTGTGCTGAACCCGGAATTAACGCCAAGATTGCTGACGTTCTTTTGTGGAAGAATATTGAAGAACTCTTTAAATCTCCTGAGTTATTAAGCAAACAAATTGAACGATTCCGAAAAAACCGCCCAAATCGTATGCCTCATGGATCAACAATTGACATAAACAGCACGAAGAAAGAAATTACAAGATTACAAGTACAGGAGGATCGTTTCGCCAGCGCATATTCAAAAGAAATTATTTCTCTGGAAAAGTTTGAAGAATACGTTGCTCCGGTACGAGAGAAGATTCGCATGTTTGAAAACCAAATAGCGAAAGCCCGTCTGGAAGAAAATCCTCCCGAGGAAACTAAACTGCCAAATGAAAACGAGGTGGAAGCGTTTGCTAAAGAGTCAGTCCAATTTATTCAGAACTTGAATTTTCAAGCAAAACAAGACATCATTAGACGCACTGTAGATAAAGTAATGGGCAATGGCAAAGAATTGCAAGTCTATGGGACTATCAGATTAAGTCAAATTTATGTCGTCTTCTACCCTGAGTATAGCAGTGGCTCGAACTCAATTGGACAGACAATAACAAATTCAAATGTCGTCTTCAGCACTAAGTATAGGAATCGTCGGTTTGCCGAATGTGGGGAAGTCCACATTGTTTAACGCGCTTACGAAGAAAAGTGTGCCGGCTGAGAATTATCCTTTTTGCACAATTGACCCGAGTGTGGGAATAGTACCTGTACCTGACGAGAGGCTTGATAAATTAGCTGAAATATCAGCATCGGCTAAAAAAATTCCAGCGATTGTCGAGTTTACTGACATCGCCGGGCTAGTAAAAGGAGCGGCGGAAGGGGAGGGCCTAGGCAACAAATTTCTTTCGCATATTCGTGAGGTAGATGCTATAGCAGAAGTAGTGAGAATTTTTGAAGATAAAGATATTTTACACGTGGCCGGTAAAGTCGACCCGCTTTTTGATATTGAAATTATAAATTTGGAACTAGAGAAGGCTAATTTACACAAACCTATTTTGTATGTTTTGAATACTTCGGAAGCTGCGGAAAATAGGAAGGAAATTATAGAAAAACTGCCTACTTCATCGGATGGGAAGCCTGCGCAATATGTAGAAGTAGATCCTATTTTCGGCACTGGACTCGATAATTTGATCAAGAAAAGCTATGAACTTCTAGATTTGATCACTTTTTTTACTACGGGCAAAGATGAGACAAGGGGTTGGACGACAAAAAGGGATTCGACTGCGCCTGAAGCTGGAAGAGTCATCCATACTGATTTTAGAGATAAATTTATAAGAGCTGAAGTAGTAGCTTACGACAAGCTTATTGAAGCTGGTTCTTTTGCCGCCGCTCGTGAGAAAGGTTGGGTCAGAACAGAAGGTAAAGAGTATATTGTGCAAGATGGGGACGTGATCGAATTTTTGATATAAAAACTACACGTCAGGCCGCCGAAACGACCTGACGTGGTTTTTTCGAAAGGAATTCAAGCCGAAACCGTGTGGGCAGTCGCCGGCGCAATCCGACTATACACGTGCATCAGGTCTTGAGAGAGATCACATCGGTCGACGGCGACAGCTCCGGATTGGGTAAGCTCTCTCAAAAACAGGACGAAAGCACAGTTCGCTTGACCTAGAGCGAGTAGGGCGTTGTAGCGCCGCACGTTGCCAGGAGTAAGCTGGCCACAGATCGTCAACGACTGTTTTGCGTCGGTATATTCCACCGACTGGTGTCCGCCACGATCAAGCAGGGTAAACATTTGCCTGACCGTTGAAATGATTTCTTCTTCTGTTCTTTCTCGAAACAAAGCAGCACCTCCTCAACAAAACTAGCACAAATATGCTACAATGTAAGTTCTTATCCACATAAAAATACATTATGACTACAGCAAAAGATTTCTTTTTACATCTAGGTTCGATGGTCGGTTTGTATGCTATCGCTATAAGTTTAACCAATCTACTTTTCAAAATAATTAATGAAGCCTATCCAGCGATAGAAACCTATAATTACTACTATTCAGGATCACTCATAAGTCTACAGGTAGCCATCCTTATAATAGTTTTTCCTATTTTTATTTTACTTAATTGGTTACTTGAGAAATCCTATACTCTCGACCCGATGAAAAAGCAGGCAGGCATCAAGAAGTGGCTGACATATATCACTCTTTTTGTCGGTGGAATAATCCTAGTAGGGGATTTGGTAACAGTGCTTTATAAATTCTTAGATGGGCAAGATTTGACTCTGGCCTTTATTCTTAAAGCAGTCGTGGTCCTGATAGTGGCCGGAGGAGTTTTCGGATTCTATTTACAAGAAATCCGAGAGAGGCTAATTTCCGGTAAAAAAGTTTGGGCAATCGTGAGCGCAGTTTTAGTTTTGGCTTCCATCATTTTAGGCTTTGCCATTATGGGTTCACCACAGACACAGAGACTCGTGAGATACGACAGTCAAAAAGTATCTGACCTCCAAAATATCCAGTGGCAAGTATTAAATTATTGGCAGAGAATAGGCACAATGCCTCAAAACCTATCTCAAATGGCTGACCCTATTTCAGGATTTATAATTCCTGTCGATCCTCAAGGTTCTGGGTATGAATACGAGTATCAGCTCATAAAAGGTAACGAGTTTAAATTGTGCGCCACTTTCAACCTCGACTCAAAAGAAAATAGCCTCATAAGCAAACCATACACTCCAGTGCAAGAAAATTGGACTCATAGCGTAGGTAAAACTTGTTTCGAAAGAACGATTGATCCAAATTTGTATCCAGTAGCAAAACCAGTAAGATAATTCACTCCTTCAGCCCCTCGCAAAGCCTCGGGACTGCTTCCTCTTAGTAAGAGGAAGCAATACGTACCACAACTATAGTATGGAGAGAGTTTATAATTTAAAAAATCTTCTTAATAACCGACGAGAACTTAGGAAGAACCAAACCCCTCAAGAGCAAATTCTTTGGTGGTATCTAAGAAATGACCAACTGGGCTACAGATTCAGGCGTCAGTTTAGTGTTGGAGGATATATTTTAGATTTCTATTGTCCTAAAAAGAAATTAGGAATAGAAGTCGACGGAGCAATTCATAATAAAAAAGAAGTTAGGGAATACGATAAAATTAGAAATGTTTTCTTTGCCAATATGGGGTTTCTCGTTTTGAGGTTCTCTAATGATCAAATTGAGAAGTCTATTAAAGATGTTTTAGATACAATAAAGCAGAATTTGAGATCGAAGTGAGATTTCCTCCCTCTTACTAAGAGGGAGGTGCCTGTAAGGCGGAGGGGGTGATTTAAAATCAGTTTTGTTGTATATTTTTAATACTTAAATGAAATCTTACGACCACAAGAAAATAGAAAGTAAGTGGCAGAAATTTTGGGCTAAAAAGGGAGTTTACAAGACAGAAATTAAATCTAAGAAAACTAAATACTACATTCTGGACATGTTCCCTTATCCTTCTGGTGAAGGGCTACATGTGGGTCATCCTAAAGGTTATATAGCGACGGATATAATGGCCAGGAAGAGAAGGATGCGCGGCTTCAATGTACTGCATCCGATGGGCTTTGACGCATTCGGTCTACCTGCTGAGAATTACGCTATTAAAACTAAGACTAATCCGGAAATTGCAGTCAAGAAAAATGTCGCGCGCTATAAGAAGCAGCTTGAACTTCTGGGGCTCGATTATGATTGGTCGCGAGAGGTGAATACAACTGATCCTAAATTTTATAAATGGACACAATGGATTTTTCTTAAGTTATTGGAGAAAGATCTTGCTTATGAGAGTAATGAGCCCGTCAACTGGTGTCCCCAAGACAAGACTGTCCTTGCTAATGAAGATGTGGAGGATGGCAAATGTGAGCGTTGTGGCACTCCGGTGGAGAAAAAGCCTATGCGCCAGTGGGTTTTAAAAATAACCGATTACGCCGATCGGTTGCTCCAAGATCTTGATCAGACTGATTATGAGGTACCTAAACTCATCGATAAAGTAAATCCGCACCAGCCTGGCAAGCCTGTTATAAAACGAAGCGTTGCCCATGCAATTGTGTATGATCCTAAAAATAAAAAATATTTAATTATCCGAAATAAAAAATTTGGTTGGGATACTGTTATTATCGGCGGTATTGAAGATGGCGAATCCGTGGAAGAAACAGCGCGTCGGGAAGTGAGAGAAGAAACAGGATATGTTGATTTGGAATTTAAACGTATTCTGGGAGGACCGACTGAAGCTCACTACTACACTGTACACAAAGGCCAGAATCGCATAGCCATAGCTCAAGCGGTGTATTTTGAACTAAGAAGCGACAAACGGGTCCCCATTGTGACGGATTCGTTAACTCAAGGAGAAGTCGATCATAATGAAGTTCTATGGATCGATGAAAAGGATTTCGTACCAGGCAAAATGATCAATTCCGAACTCCCGATTTGGCTCGATCGGCTTGGGGTCGAAGTCTATTATGATAAAAGAAATCCTACGGTGCCATGTTTTAAGGATGTTGGCAGTGTTTCTGCATATCGTGAAGGTTTACCAGATGCTGAGCGTAATGGTGTCGTGGTTTTCGTCAAACATTGGAAGGAAGATAAATTTATCACTTTACAATGGAAGAAAGTTGCGTGGCGAACTTTTGTTACTGGAGGTATCGAAGATGGACAAACTGCGGATGAGGCGGCTCTTCAAGAAGTTCGTGAAGAAACAGGATATCAGAATTTCAAATTTATACGTAATCTTGGAAATTATGATGCTACTTTTTACCATCCGCCAAAAGGAGTAAATCGTTATGGTCACTATCAAGCAATGTATATCGAACTGAAGGATGGCAAAAGAAAGAAATTAACTAATGAAGAAGACTCAAATCATGATGTTATTTGGGTCGAAAGAGATAGAGTAACTGAGTTTGTTACCACCATTGCTCAAAAACATGCCTGGGATACTTTGTTTCTTGGAAAGAAGAGCCATTTCATTGAACTTGCCAAACCACTTCTAGATTGGCCGGAATCGATCAAAGAAAGTCAGCGGAACTGGATTGGGCGCTCGGAAGGAGCTGAGATTGAATTTAAAATCAAGAATCAAGAATCAAGAATCAAAGTATTCACTACTAGAGCTGACACACTTTTTGGAGTGACATATATAGTGTTGGCACCAGAGCATAAAATAATTCAATCATGGAAAGATGGAAAGATTGAAAATTGGAAGGAAGTGCAAAAATATATTGAAAAAATTAAAAACAAAAAAGAAATCGAGAGGACTGACGCTACGAAAGAAAAAACTGGTGTTGAGCTTAAGGGGATCAAAGCAATAAATCCAGCAAACAATGAAGAAATACCAGTTTGGATCGCCGATTACGTTTTGGCTGATTATGGTACTGGTGCTGTAATGGCTGTCCCAGCGC contains:
- a CDS encoding DUF559 domain-containing protein — protein: MERVYNLKNLLNNRRELRKNQTPQEQILWWYLRNDQLGYRFRRQFSVGGYILDFYCPKKKLGIEVDGAIHNKKEVREYDKIRNVFFANMGFLVLRFSNDQIEKSIKDVLDTIKQNLRSK
- the leuS gene encoding leucine--tRNA ligase, with amino-acid sequence MKSYDHKKIESKWQKFWAKKGVYKTEIKSKKTKYYILDMFPYPSGEGLHVGHPKGYIATDIMARKRRMRGFNVLHPMGFDAFGLPAENYAIKTKTNPEIAVKKNVARYKKQLELLGLDYDWSREVNTTDPKFYKWTQWIFLKLLEKDLAYESNEPVNWCPQDKTVLANEDVEDGKCERCGTPVEKKPMRQWVLKITDYADRLLQDLDQTDYEVPKLIDKVNPHQPGKPVIKRSVAHAIVYDPKNKKYLIIRNKKFGWDTVIIGGIEDGESVEETARREVREETGYVDLEFKRILGGPTEAHYYTVHKGQNRIAIAQAVYFELRSDKRVPIVTDSLTQGEVDHNEVLWIDEKDFVPGKMINSELPIWLDRLGVEVYYDKRNPTVPCFKDVGSVSAYREGLPDAERNGVVVFVKHWKEDKFITLQWKKVAWRTFVTGGIEDGQTADEAALQEVREETGYQNFKFIRNLGNYDATFYHPPKGVNRYGHYQAMYIELKDGKRKKLTNEEDSNHDVIWVERDRVTEFVTTIAQKHAWDTLFLGKKSHFIELAKPLLDWPESIKESQRNWIGRSEGAEIEFKIKNQESRIKVFTTRADTLFGVTYIVLAPEHKIIQSWKDGKIENWKEVQKYIEKIKNKKEIERTDATKEKTGVELKGIKAINPANNEEIPVWIADYVLADYGTGAVMAVPAHDERDFVFAKKYKLKIKTVIYNSGSVAGYCNEETESWNIQEYKDEWNIQYANDGKLSGSREFDGMKSDEARKKITEKFGKKIVKYKLRDWVFSRQRYWGEPIPVLKDAEGKVIPLKEEDLPLKLPKVKSYEPTGTGESPLADIKKWVEVPMKIGNSKLKILRRETNTMPQWAGSSWYYLRYMDPDNSKKLVDPSMEKYWNQVDYYVGGAEHATRHLIYARFWHKFLFDIGVVSTREPFKKLQSVGLIMGEDGRKMSKRFGNVINPDNIVATWGADSLRLYEMFMGPFADAISWNTDNMIGVRRFLERVWKLQDKIERRKEEKKERLLNPKLETLVHKTIKKVAEDIESMSFNTAISSMMILVNEMESASSKGYGVTREDYEILLKLLAPFAPHITEEIWHSLGHKKSVHLEKWPEFDPKKIMETEVKIAVQINGKVRGVVVIRPEAGEKEVREIALAMPEIAKWLEGKEVKKVIFVENKVLNLVVA
- a CDS encoding DUF933 domain-containing protein; amino-acid sequence: MSSSALSIGIVGLPNVGKSTLFNALTKKSVPAENYPFCTIDPSVGIVPVPDERLDKLAEISASAKKIPAIVEFTDIAGLVKGAAEGEGLGNKFLSHIREVDAIAEVVRIFEDKDILHVAGKVDPLFDIEIINLELEKANLHKPILYVLNTSEAAENRKEIIEKLPTSSDGKPAQYVEVDPIFGTGLDNLIKKSYELLDLITFFTTGKDETRGWTTKRDSTAPEAGRVIHTDFRDKFIRAEVVAYDKLIEAGSFAAAREKGWVRTEGKEYIVQDGDVIEFLI
- a CDS encoding DUF5671 domain-containing protein, which codes for MTTAKDFFLHLGSMVGLYAIAISLTNLLFKIINEAYPAIETYNYYYSGSLISLQVAILIIVFPIFILLNWLLEKSYTLDPMKKQAGIKKWLTYITLFVGGIILVGDLVTVLYKFLDGQDLTLAFILKAVVVLIVAGGVFGFYLQEIRERLISGKKVWAIVSAVLVLASIILGFAIMGSPQTQRLVRYDSQKVSDLQNIQWQVLNYWQRIGTMPQNLSQMADPISGFIIPVDPQGSGYEYEYQLIKGNEFKLCATFNLDSKENSLISKPYTPVQENWTHSVGKTCFERTIDPNLYPVAKPVR
- a CDS encoding recombinase family protein, which gives rise to MNEDAQKEEKLVAVYARVSTSNQEDQQTIEAQLSEVNEFAKKNNFKIVREYKDEGWSGDILARPELDQLRHDARNKIWEAVLIYDPDRLGRRLLYQQIVIDELKQKGIDILFVTMPPIKNETDELMFGIRGLFAQYEKAKITERFRIGKVNRVKNGHVLTTEAPYGYTYIWNKGKRGNADYVAGHYIVNEYEAKIIKDVFTWVGDEKLTLRAVVKRLQKLGIQPRKSKRGVWNTSTLSTLLKHEVFIGTTYWGASYAVIPERPYKTEGYKKVKKTSRKMRPKTQWYPIKVPAIIDKDLFDRVGWQLRKNFETLGRNKVNEYLLAGRIYCLCGARRAGEGVQRGKHLYYRCENRVHTFPLPPTCAEPGINAKIADVLLWKNIEELFKSPELLSKQIERFRKNRPNRMPHGSTIDINSTKKEITRLQVQEDRFASAYSKEIISLEKFEEYVAPVREKIRMFENQIAKARLEENPPEETKLPNENEVEAFAKESVQFIQNLNFQAKQDIIRRTVDKVMGNGKELQVYGTIRLSQIYVVFYPEYSSGSNSIGQTITNSNVVFSTKYRNRRFAECGEVHIV